The DNA sequence TCGCCCCCTTCCTAGCCGAGGGCCTGTCGGAGTAATGGGCGGCAGACGGTTGAGGCAGAGGATGCGCAACTGCTGGTCCGCTTCGAGCGCCGGCTTTGCCGGCGCAGCCCTTCTGGGGGAGGTTCGGAAGGGGGGCGAAGCCCCCCTCCGAGTCTCATAGCCGTGCCGGCCGCCGCGCAGATCGGAGTCATCGGTGAAGGCGTGTGCTCCAGGCGCACGGCGGCCCTTGCCCGGCGCGTGGGCGCCGCCATCGCGCGAGCCGGCGCGCGGCTTCTCTGCGGCGGGCGCGGGGGCGTGATGGAAGCGGCCTCGCGCGGGGCCGCCGACGCTGGCGGCCTCGTGGTCGGCATCTTGCCCGGCTTCAGCCGCCGGGACGCCAACCGCTGGGTGACGGTGCCCATCGTCACCGGGATGGACCAGGCGCGGAACGTGATCCTCGTGCGCTCGTGTGATGCCCTCATCGCCGTCGGCGGCATGTACGGCACCCTGTCCGAGATTGCCCTGGCCATCAAGCTGGGCAAGCCCGTCGTTGGCCTCGGCACATGGCGATTGCGCCAGCCCGAAGGCCGGCGCGTGCCCATCATCCGCGCGAAGACGCCGGAAGACGCGGTGGCGCGCGCGATCCGCGCGGCAAAGACCGCGCGCGGCGCCCGCACCTGGCTCTCCTAGACGCCTGCCTTTTCCCCGCGGGAACCGCCCCGCCCCCTCACCCCTGCCCTCTCCCCCTCACGGGGGAGAGGGTTCCTAAAGTTTCATCCCTCTCCCCTCCTTGAGGGGGGAGAGGGCAGGGTGAGGGAGGTGGGTTCGTTTCACTGTCCTGTCGTTGACGCTCTTCGAAGGCGCGTGCTAGCCTCCCTCGCGTGATCCCCGTCGCCATCGAGGCGGTCGCGAAGCGCTTTGGGCAGGTGGAGGCGCTCCGCGGAGTTTCGCTCGGGCTCGGCGCGGGCAAGCTCACCGCCATCCTGGGACCGTCCGGCTGCGGGAAGACCACGCTGCTCCGGTCCATCGCGGGCTTCGTCGGCGTCGATGCGGGCCGCATCCTCTTTGGCCGCGACGACGTCACCGCCCTGCCGCCCCAGGCGCGCGGGACGGCCATGGTCTTCCAGAACTATGCGCTCTGGCCCCACATGAGCGTCTTCGACAACGTCGCCTACGGTCTCCGGCGCAAGCGCCTCCCGTGGGCCGAGGTCCTGACCAAGGTCATGGCCGCCCTCGACCTCGTGGAGATCGGCGACGCCGCCGGGATTGCGCGGCGGAAGCCCACGGCCCTCTCGGGCGGCCAGCAGCAGCGC is a window from the Candidatus Methylomirabilota bacterium genome containing:
- a CDS encoding TIGR00725 family protein → MPAAAQIGVIGEGVCSRRTAALARRVGAAIARAGARLLCGGRGGVMEAASRGAADAGGLVVGILPGFSRRDANRWVTVPIVTGMDQARNVILVRSCDALIAVGGMYGTLSEIALAIKLGKPVVGLGTWRLRQPEGRRVPIIRAKTPEDAVARAIRAAKTARGARTWLS